In Vicingaceae bacterium, the following proteins share a genomic window:
- the lpxK gene encoding tetraacyldisaccharide 4'-kinase, whose amino-acid sequence MGSWRKILYPFSLFYGVGVWVRNLLYDTNVLKSYYFRKPVIVVGNLSVGGTGKTPHVEYISELLIKNHFKVAVLSRGYGRITTVFRYVNENSTPKEVGDEPLQIKRKFPEAIVAVDIDRVHGIEKIMKEHPEVDVFVLDDAFQHRRVRGSLNILLTDYSKLYKQDLLLPAGNLREWPSAANRADMVIVTKIPVVLSPIDEKRIKNELNFPKDIYFSRIDHIGPFPFNKSAEELIKSDLSGYTAILLTGIANPENYFYFLKNIFRDVIHFEFSDHHLFKESDLQKVIKKFNDHYSPKKVIVTTEKDIMRLNEPELKERLINYPVIYYSTTTVFPENYHQKFDQQILQHVKNFRN is encoded by the coding sequence ATGGGTTCATGGCGCAAAATTTTATACCCTTTTTCTTTGTTTTATGGAGTTGGGGTTTGGGTGAGAAATTTGCTTTATGATACCAATGTGTTGAAATCATACTATTTCCGAAAACCGGTGATAGTGGTTGGCAACCTTTCGGTAGGAGGAACAGGTAAAACGCCACATGTAGAATATATTTCTGAATTATTGATAAAGAATCATTTTAAAGTTGCTGTTTTAAGCAGGGGATATGGTAGAATTACTACTGTTTTTCGTTATGTAAATGAAAATTCCACTCCAAAAGAAGTAGGAGATGAGCCCCTTCAAATAAAAAGAAAGTTTCCGGAGGCAATTGTGGCTGTGGATATTGATCGAGTTCATGGCATTGAAAAAATCATGAAAGAACATCCTGAGGTGGATGTATTTGTGTTGGATGATGCATTTCAACATCGCCGTGTGAGAGGATCTTTAAATATTTTATTGACCGATTACAGCAAATTGTATAAACAAGATCTGTTACTGCCAGCCGGAAATCTGAGAGAATGGCCATCTGCAGCAAATCGTGCCGACATGGTGATTGTTACCAAGATTCCCGTGGTATTGTCTCCGATTGATGAAAAAAGAATCAAAAATGAACTTAATTTTCCAAAAGATATTTATTTCTCACGAATAGACCATATCGGACCATTTCCCTTTAATAAAAGTGCAGAAGAGTTAATAAAAAGCGACTTGTCCGGATATACTGCCATTTTATTGACCGGAATAGCCAATCCCGAAAATTATTTTTATTTTTTAAAAAATATTTTTCGCGATGTCATTCACTTTGAATTTTCCGACCATCATTTGTTTAAGGAAAGTGACTTACAGAAAGTGATAAAAAAATTTAACGATCACTATTCTCCGAAAAAAGTGATTGTGACTACAGAAAAAGATATCATGCGGTTAAATGAACCGGAATTAAAAGAAAGGTTAATTAATTATCCTGTGATTTATTATTCAACTACAACTGTATTTCCTGAAAATTATCATCAAAAATTTGATCAACAAATTTTGCAGCATGTCAAAAATTTTAGAAACTGA
- a CDS encoding CinA-like protein, protein MKAIIIAIGDEILIGQTTDTNSTFISSELNKIGVKVIEKRTIGDQKDIIKNTLHDCLQKADIIITTGGLGPTSDDKTLESIAEYFHQKLLINQEILDFITEKYVSRGLPLNKFNRRQALFPENAKVLWNYLGTAPGVYFHVNDKHVFLLPGVPAEMQQMMVQVIDHLSTLSDMAIIHQTVCTYGIPESVLAEMIQDWEKSLPEFLSLAYLPSFGEVKLRLSAFVNKNLSYDVKKSINQKIEELKHILKDKIYSLEDETIQEVIGKILRNKKQTLSCAESCTGGYLSHLITSIPGSSDYFMGSVVSYSNEVKMSVINVSENSLKNYGAVSEVVAIEMAKGVKELNKTDYALSTTGIAGPGGATPGKPVGTVWLACATPEKVVTKLLHLKGDRLTNIRRAAKLALFMLYEQIK, encoded by the coding sequence ATGAAAGCAATTATTATTGCCATTGGTGATGAAATATTGATTGGACAGACTACTGATACAAATTCCACATTTATTTCCAGCGAATTAAACAAAATAGGTGTAAAAGTGATTGAAAAAAGAACGATTGGTGATCAAAAAGATATAATTAAAAATACATTACATGATTGTCTCCAAAAAGCCGATATAATAATCACTACCGGGGGATTGGGTCCTACATCGGATGACAAAACTTTAGAAAGTATTGCAGAATATTTTCATCAAAAACTATTGATTAATCAAGAAATATTAGATTTTATCACTGAAAAATATGTCAGTAGAGGTTTGCCACTCAACAAATTTAACCGGAGACAGGCATTGTTTCCTGAGAATGCAAAAGTTCTATGGAACTATCTGGGAACTGCGCCGGGTGTGTATTTTCATGTGAATGACAAGCATGTTTTTTTGTTGCCGGGAGTTCCCGCAGAAATGCAACAAATGATGGTGCAAGTGATTGATCATTTGTCTACGTTGAGCGATATGGCAATCATACATCAAACAGTTTGTACCTATGGTATTCCGGAATCGGTGCTGGCTGAAATGATTCAAGATTGGGAAAAGTCGTTGCCGGAATTTCTGTCTTTGGCATATTTGCCGTCTTTTGGCGAAGTAAAACTTAGATTAAGTGCTTTTGTCAACAAAAATTTATCTTATGACGTCAAGAAATCCATCAATCAGAAAATAGAGGAGTTGAAGCATATTTTAAAAGATAAAATTTATTCGTTGGAAGATGAAACCATTCAAGAAGTAATCGGAAAAATTTTAAGGAACAAAAAGCAAACGTTATCTTGTGCCGAGAGTTGCACGGGAGGTTATTTAAGTCATTTGATTACGAGTATTCCCGGAAGTTCCGATTATTTTATGGGGTCAGTAGTCAGTTATTCCAATGAAGTAAAAATGAGTGTAATTAATGTTTCTGAAAATAGTTTGAAAAATTATGGAGCAGTCAGCGAGGTTGTTGCAATAGAAATGGCCAAGGGGGTGAAAGAACTGAACAAAACCGATTATGCACTCTCGACAACAGGTATTGCCGGCCCGGGAGGAGCTACTCCGGGAAAACCGGTAGGAACAGTTTGGCTTGCATGCGCTACACCTGAAAAGGTTGTGACCAAGTTGTTGCATTTAAAAGGAGACCGTCTGACCAACATACGGCGTGCAGCCAAATTGGCTTTGTTTATGTTGTATGAGCAAATCAAGTAA